In the genome of Candidatus Saccharimonadales bacterium, one region contains:
- the gatC gene encoding Asp-tRNA(Asn)/Glu-tRNA(Gln) amidotransferase subunit GatC → MSKLTREDVLKLAHLSRLKLSEEEIEKFRSELSGILSYVEQLDEVDVADLAPTYQVTGLKNVTRKDEVKDYGYKIETLLSNAPAIQDNQFKVKRVL, encoded by the coding sequence ATGAGCAAACTTACCCGAGAAGACGTCTTGAAATTGGCGCATTTAAGCAGGCTGAAGTTATCTGAAGAAGAAATAGAAAAGTTTCGTAGCGAGTTATCAGGAATACTTAGCTACGTTGAACAATTAGATGAAGTGGACGTTGCGGACTTAGCGCCAACCTATCAAGTAACGGGTTTGAAGAACGTCACTAGAAAAGACGAAGTCAAAGATTACGGCTATAAAATTGAAACATTGTTGTCTAATGCTCCGGCCATTCAAGACAATCAGTTCAAAGTAAAGAGAGTTTTATAA
- a CDS encoding YtxH domain-containing protein: MRKDPKTGRKIALGAAVAGIGGYLAGVLTAPKSGKDTRDDLQAKVNDFKSDAAEQLQAAQAELGDTLKKAQAKTVALSSQARDEFNEAVIRAKDAQNKAKMVLKALKAGEADDPELNKAVKQARQAQKNLSKFLKS; this comes from the coding sequence ATGCGTAAAGATCCTAAAACTGGTCGAAAAATTGCCCTTGGCGCGGCAGTCGCCGGCATAGGCGGATATTTAGCCGGTGTTTTGACAGCCCCTAAAAGCGGCAAAGATACGCGGGATGATTTACAAGCTAAAGTTAATGATTTTAAAAGCGACGCCGCCGAACAACTGCAGGCTGCCCAAGCAGAATTAGGGGATACTCTTAAAAAAGCTCAGGCCAAAACGGTGGCTTTGAGTTCCCAAGCCCGTGATGAATTTAACGAGGCAGTAATCCGCGCTAAAGACGCCCAGAACAAGGCTAAAATGGTGCTCAAGGCCTTAAAAGCCGGCGAAGCTGACGATCCAGAGCTTAACAAAGCCGTGAAGCAGGCCCGTCAAGCTCAGAAGAATCTTTCCAAATTCCTTAAAAGCTAG
- the uvrB gene encoding excinuclease ABC subunit UvrB, producing MAKFSLKSDYEPRGDQPAAIAKLTEGLNAGEKNQVLLGVTGSGKTFSMANLIQNTQKPTLVLSHNKTLAAQLYNEFRQFFPDNAVHYFVSYFDYYQPEAYIPRSDVYIEKDSDINEEIDRLRHAATAALLSRRDVIIVASVSCIYGIGSVEDYDNMALRLKRGERRLRDKMLRQLTDIQYNRNDIDFHRSTFRVHGDVVDIFPAGEEAAYRVEFFGDELDRITRINPLTGEIEANLDELTVFPGSHYVTPEEKLKRALVKIQHEAEERIAWFKKNNKLLEAQRLEQRIKFDVEMLEQTGFVKGIENYSRYLTNREPGEQPATLLDYFPDDYLMIIDESHMTIPQVRGMYHGDRARKEVLVEYGFRLPSALDNRPLTFSEFEHHLNQVVYVSATPAEWELSRSPEPAQQIIRPTGLLDPVIEVRPVEGQVDDLIAEIRSTTEKGQRVLVTTLTKRMSEDLAEYLQELNIKVAYIHSEIDTLERTDILRDLRLGVYDVLVGINLLREGLDLPEVSLVAILDADKEGFLRSEQALIQTVGRAARHEEGRVIMYADNITGSMKRTIDETSRRREIQNKYNNEHGITPRGIQREITEGYLPRSAKEEAPKVDLRKIPKDEYKHLVKDLTAQMDLAAANLEFEKAAELRDLIEEVKSKL from the coding sequence ATGGCTAAGTTCAGCTTAAAGAGTGATTATGAGCCGCGGGGCGACCAGCCGGCGGCTATTGCCAAGTTAACCGAAGGTTTAAATGCTGGTGAGAAAAACCAGGTGTTGCTCGGCGTGACCGGTTCTGGCAAAACTTTTAGCATGGCTAATTTAATCCAGAATACCCAAAAACCGACACTGGTTTTGAGCCACAACAAAACGTTGGCCGCACAGCTTTATAACGAATTTAGGCAATTCTTTCCGGACAATGCCGTGCACTATTTTGTTAGCTACTTCGATTATTATCAGCCAGAAGCCTATATTCCCCGGTCCGATGTTTATATAGAAAAAGACAGTGATATTAACGAAGAGATTGACCGTTTGCGACATGCAGCTACGGCAGCGTTGTTATCGCGCCGCGATGTGATTATTGTGGCATCGGTTTCATGTATTTATGGAATCGGTTCAGTGGAAGATTACGATAACATGGCCCTGCGCTTGAAGCGTGGCGAACGCCGCTTGCGCGATAAAATGCTGCGCCAGCTGACCGACATTCAATATAACCGCAACGATATAGATTTTCACCGCAGCACTTTCCGCGTACATGGCGACGTGGTTGATATCTTCCCGGCCGGCGAAGAGGCGGCTTACCGCGTAGAATTTTTTGGCGACGAACTAGATAGAATTACGCGAATTAATCCACTTACCGGTGAAATCGAGGCTAATCTCGATGAGCTGACCGTCTTTCCGGGTAGCCACTATGTAACGCCAGAAGAAAAACTCAAAAGGGCATTGGTTAAAATCCAGCACGAGGCCGAAGAGCGAATTGCTTGGTTCAAGAAAAATAACAAATTGCTCGAAGCCCAGCGCTTAGAGCAACGCATTAAATTCGACGTCGAAATGCTCGAACAAACCGGCTTCGTGAAGGGCATTGAAAATTACAGCCGCTATTTAACTAACCGCGAGCCCGGCGAGCAGCCAGCTACCTTGCTCGACTATTTCCCGGACGACTATTTAATGATTATTGATGAAAGCCACATGACTATTCCGCAGGTTCGCGGCATGTATCACGGCGATCGTGCCCGCAAAGAAGTGCTGGTGGAGTATGGTTTCCGCCTGCCGAGCGCGCTCGATAACCGGCCGTTGACGTTCAGCGAATTCGAGCACCACTTGAATCAAGTTGTTTATGTCAGCGCTACTCCGGCTGAGTGGGAGCTAAGTCGCAGCCCTGAACCGGCCCAGCAAATCATTCGCCCGACAGGACTGCTTGATCCAGTTATAGAGGTTCGTCCGGTAGAAGGTCAGGTAGATGATCTAATTGCCGAAATCCGCAGCACAACCGAAAAAGGCCAACGCGTCTTAGTAACCACTCTGACCAAGCGGATGAGCGAAGACTTAGCCGAATATCTGCAAGAGTTAAATATCAAAGTTGCTTACATTCACTCCGAAATCGACACGTTGGAACGCACCGATATTCTTCGCGACTTGCGACTGGGTGTTTACGACGTGCTGGTCGGTATTAACTTGTTGCGTGAAGGCCTGGACTTGCCAGAAGTATCCCTAGTAGCTATCTTGGATGCCGACAAAGAAGGTTTTTTGCGTAGTGAGCAAGCCTTAATCCAGACAGTTGGCCGCGCCGCCCGCCACGAAGAAGGCCGGGTGATTATGTACGCCGATAACATAACCGGTAGCATGAAGCGTACGATTGATGAAACATCCCGTCGCCGCGAGATTCAAAATAAATACAATAACGAGCACGGCATTACGCCGCGCGGCATCCAGCGTGAGATTACTGAAGGTTATTTGCCGCGGTCGGCCAAAGAGGAAGCGCCCAAAGTTGATCTGCGCAAAATCCCTAAAGACGAATATAAACATTTGGTCAAAGATCTAACGGCCCAAATGGATCTGGCGGCGGCCAACCTAGAATTCGAAAAAGCCGCCGAACTGCGCGACCTAATCGAAGAAGTCAAAAGCAAATTATAA
- the dnaE gene encoding DNA polymerase III subunit alpha: MSERVKLKPSDYVHLHNHTQYSLLDGLTKVPALIDRVKEMGMEAVAMTDHGTMSGVIEFYKAANAGEIKPIIGMEAYVAPRTYKDKDPGKDRQYFHLTLLAMNNEGYQNLMRLSSIANLEGFYYKPRIDHDLIEKYNAGLIVLSGCIGGEVSDALREGQYDQAKKTAEWYKKVFGDRYYIEIMDHGHPEHPSSWAEQDRVNNDLLKLSKELDIPAVLTCDAHYLNHEDQEAHEILLCVQTGAFLTDENRFSLKDFHLHVADPKEIIERWEKIDPNLITNSKKIADRCRVDIELGEILIPKFPTPNGESEKQMLDKLIWQGLAWRYGGKTRDEAVKLSITQAKKLLSPEIIERAEYEMGVVDSMGFNGYFLIVQDFINWGKDRGIVFGPGRGSAAGSIMAYGLRITELNPLEFDLLFERFLNPDRISMPDMDIDIQDTRREEVIEYCVDKYGREQVANIVTFGRMAARNSVRDVARVLQVPYAEADRLAKMIPPPIQGRHIPLTTSLTENSDLKTENEKNEQSARVFDLATRLEGTIRSHGVHAAGVVIAPEDIVKYTPLEVAQKGSLATQYSMGPIEELGLLKMDFLGLSNLTIIKNALRIVKKVYGKDIDILSIPMDDPKTFKLFQNGDTTGVFQFESAGMKRYLRQLKPTVFEDLVAMNALYRPGPMQWIEDFISRKTGKKEIEYMHPAMEPALKSTYGVIVYQEQVMQISKEMCGFTGGQADTMRKAIGKKIPEVMKKLKKDFIEGGVKTSGAERKLMERFWGQLEDFAAYCFNKSHAACYALIAYQTAYLKSHYPAAFMAALMTSDYDDTDRLAIEITECKHMGINVLPPDINESFHEFAVVKAKEQVRFGLDAIKNVGHGAVEEILRAREANGGRFNSLEDFCKHVNARICNRKALESLVKAGAFDSFGDRGVLYNNLENILNLSNKIQKDAASGQVDLFGESDVVSEMALKLTLDTSGPVASAHEQLGWERELLGLYLSRNPLEAYQEILESKATPVKEIFEGMDGLSVTVGGFVSDIREITTKNGSKMAFVKLEDISGEIELVLFPKTYLKSVDIWQRDKVILARGKVGGGRASDRGSEVKILVDDAVALSPEDAAAFAKDKKSFNYNLKDKPVRAARTGSDPVVISRQRLYLRLEDSKNQELLMSLKEKLDGHKGRTEVVLVTGPQDNKQIIKLPQTIDINEQCLRDLAAIFGSTNVVVR, from the coding sequence ATGTCCGAGAGGGTAAAACTAAAACCATCTGATTATGTGCATTTGCACAATCACACTCAATATTCTTTGCTCGATGGGTTAACCAAAGTACCGGCTTTGATTGACCGAGTCAAAGAAATGGGCATGGAAGCCGTTGCTATGACCGACCACGGCACCATGAGCGGCGTAATTGAGTTTTATAAAGCCGCGAATGCGGGTGAGATTAAGCCAATCATTGGCATGGAAGCCTATGTGGCGCCGCGAACTTATAAAGACAAAGATCCAGGCAAAGATCGCCAGTATTTTCACCTAACATTGCTGGCTATGAATAACGAAGGCTATCAAAACCTAATGCGACTATCGAGTATAGCCAACCTGGAAGGCTTTTATTATAAGCCAAGAATCGACCATGACTTAATAGAGAAATATAACGCAGGCTTAATTGTCTTATCTGGCTGCATTGGCGGTGAAGTCAGCGATGCCCTTCGTGAGGGCCAGTACGACCAAGCTAAAAAAACCGCCGAATGGTATAAAAAAGTTTTTGGCGATCGTTATTACATTGAGATCATGGACCATGGCCATCCGGAGCATCCGTCGAGCTGGGCCGAGCAAGACAGGGTTAACAACGACTTATTAAAGCTCTCCAAAGAATTAGATATTCCGGCGGTTCTAACATGCGACGCTCACTATTTAAATCACGAAGACCAGGAAGCGCACGAGATTTTGCTCTGTGTTCAAACGGGCGCTTTCTTAACCGACGAGAACCGGTTTAGTCTTAAAGACTTTCATTTGCATGTTGCCGACCCTAAAGAAATTATCGAACGTTGGGAAAAAATCGATCCCAACTTAATAACCAACAGCAAAAAAATTGCCGATCGTTGCCGGGTTGATATTGAGCTCGGCGAAATACTAATTCCAAAGTTCCCAACCCCCAACGGCGAAAGCGAAAAACAAATGCTGGATAAGTTGATTTGGCAAGGTCTTGCCTGGCGCTATGGCGGCAAAACTCGAGATGAAGCAGTTAAACTTTCGATCACGCAGGCCAAAAAATTATTAAGCCCAGAAATTATCGAGCGCGCCGAATACGAAATGGGCGTGGTAGATAGCATGGGCTTCAACGGATATTTCCTGATCGTTCAGGATTTTATCAACTGGGGCAAAGACCGCGGCATCGTGTTTGGTCCGGGACGGGGCAGTGCGGCTGGCTCGATAATGGCTTATGGTTTAAGAATTACTGAGCTAAATCCGTTGGAATTTGATTTGCTGTTCGAGCGTTTTCTGAATCCTGACCGCATTAGCATGCCGGATATGGACATTGATATTCAGGATACTAGGCGCGAAGAAGTCATTGAATATTGCGTAGACAAATACGGCCGCGAGCAGGTAGCCAACATTGTAACTTTCGGCCGAATGGCCGCTCGCAACTCGGTGCGAGATGTGGCCCGCGTGCTTCAGGTCCCCTATGCGGAAGCTGATCGTTTAGCCAAAATGATTCCGCCGCCAATCCAGGGCCGTCACATTCCACTGACCACATCGCTCACGGAAAATTCAGACCTAAAAACCGAGAACGAAAAAAACGAGCAATCAGCAAGAGTCTTCGACCTGGCTACCCGACTAGAAGGCACTATTAGAAGTCACGGCGTACACGCTGCGGGCGTGGTTATCGCTCCGGAAGACATAGTTAAATACACGCCGCTTGAAGTAGCCCAGAAAGGTTCTCTTGCCACTCAGTATTCAATGGGTCCAATCGAGGAGCTCGGCCTACTTAAAATGGATTTTTTGGGTCTATCTAACCTTACAATTATTAAGAACGCTCTTCGAATCGTTAAAAAAGTTTATGGCAAAGATATCGATATTTTGTCTATTCCAATGGACGATCCAAAAACTTTTAAACTATTCCAGAACGGTGATACCACCGGTGTATTCCAGTTTGAATCTGCTGGCATGAAGCGTTACCTAAGGCAGCTAAAGCCTACTGTTTTTGAGGATTTGGTAGCCATGAATGCTCTATATCGTCCTGGGCCAATGCAGTGGATCGAAGATTTTATATCACGCAAAACCGGCAAAAAAGAAATTGAATACATGCATCCTGCCATGGAGCCGGCGCTTAAAAGCACCTACGGCGTGATCGTTTACCAAGAACAAGTCATGCAAATATCTAAAGAAATGTGCGGTTTTACCGGTGGCCAAGCCGACACAATGCGCAAAGCTATCGGTAAAAAGATTCCGGAAGTCATGAAAAAGCTCAAAAAAGACTTTATCGAGGGCGGTGTTAAAACCTCTGGTGCCGAGCGCAAATTAATGGAAAGGTTCTGGGGTCAGCTAGAAGATTTTGCGGCTTACTGTTTTAATAAATCCCACGCCGCTTGCTACGCCTTGATCGCCTACCAAACCGCCTATCTTAAATCGCATTATCCGGCAGCTTTCATGGCGGCCTTAATGACTAGCGACTACGACGATACCGATCGTTTAGCCATAGAAATCACAGAGTGCAAACACATGGGCATTAATGTTCTGCCGCCAGATATTAATGAATCTTTCCACGAATTTGCCGTGGTTAAGGCCAAAGAACAAGTTCGTTTTGGCTTAGACGCAATTAAGAACGTTGGCCACGGCGCCGTAGAAGAAATTTTGCGGGCTCGCGAGGCCAATGGCGGTCGTTTTAATTCGCTGGAAGATTTTTGCAAGCATGTTAACGCGCGGATTTGTAATCGCAAAGCTTTGGAAAGTTTAGTTAAAGCTGGCGCGTTTGATAGTTTTGGCGACCGCGGCGTGCTTTATAACAACCTAGAAAATATCTTGAATTTATCTAACAAGATTCAAAAAGATGCTGCCAGTGGTCAGGTGGATTTGTTTGGCGAGTCGGATGTGGTCAGTGAAATGGCTCTGAAGCTAACGCTCGATACATCGGGGCCTGTTGCTTCGGCCCACGAACAACTTGGTTGGGAGCGCGAACTGCTTGGGCTTTATTTGAGTCGCAACCCGCTGGAGGCTTATCAGGAGATTCTCGAGTCAAAGGCGACGCCCGTCAAAGAAATATTCGAAGGCATGGACGGACTGAGCGTGACAGTGGGCGGCTTTGTGAGCGATATACGAGAAATTACTACCAAAAACGGGTCCAAGATGGCCTTTGTTAAACTCGAAGACATCAGCGGCGAAATCGAACTCGTGCTGTTTCCTAAAACTTATTTAAAGAGCGTTGATATATGGCAACGCGATAAAGTTATTCTGGCTCGCGGCAAGGTTGGCGGCGGCCGAGCTTCCGACCGTGGATCAGAAGTAAAAATCCTGGTTGATGATGCTGTGGCTTTGTCGCCAGAAGATGCGGCGGCTTTTGCCAAGGACAAAAAATCCTTCAACTATAATCTCAAAGACAAGCCTGTAAGAGCGGCGCGGACTGGCTCCGATCCGGTGGTAATCAGCCGCCAACGTCTCTATTTGCGATTAGAAGACAGCAAGAATCAGGAACTTTTGATGTCGCTTAAAGAAAAGCTGGATGGCCACAAAGGCCGAACCGAAGTCGTGCTGGTCACCGGCCCGCAAGATAACAAACAAATTATAAAATTACCGCAAACCATTGATATTAACGAGCAATGTTTGCGCGACCTGGCCGCCATCTTCGGCTCTACGAACGTAGTGGTCCGATAA
- the gatB gene encoding Asp-tRNA(Asn)/Glu-tRNA(Gln) amidotransferase subunit GatB, with product MSDYLPTIGIETHVQLKTKTKMFSAVGNDARDAAPNTLISHIDVGMPGALPVLNEKALELACRAAFALNTTPQKFSKFERKHYFYPDLPKGYQITQYENPIIIGGHVELPDGKKIGITRAHLEEDAGKNTHPASADYSLVDLNRAGTPLLEIVSEPDIHSAADAKAYVRELYLLMKYADVSDCDLYLGHMRFDVNVSVSKDPSKPGIRAEVKNLNSFRSVEAAIEYEIKRQTELLENGEKVVQETRGWDEDKQVTTSQRSKEEAEDYRYMPEPDIPPTELSDEFIENIRKDMPDLPSYYRKTLSDIGIDKKATEDIVAIPDVARNVDLVYRYDGKLNAKFGRRIAFLLLRPQPEEPDNTDAKVDISIKNLVKLCQMAEDGLLSSTATKEIFDEMLISKNDPELIAKEKKLIQVSDEGAIEEIVKQVIAENEKAANDVKNGEMKAISFLVGQVMAKSKGQANPGLAQAIIKKQLGV from the coding sequence ATGAGTGATTACTTGCCGACAATCGGAATCGAAACGCACGTTCAGCTAAAGACCAAAACCAAGATGTTTTCGGCTGTGGGCAATGATGCTCGAGACGCGGCGCCAAATACTTTGATTAGCCACATTGATGTCGGTATGCCTGGCGCTTTGCCGGTTTTGAACGAAAAAGCTTTGGAGCTTGCTTGCCGAGCCGCTTTTGCACTAAATACTACTCCGCAGAAATTCTCTAAGTTTGAACGCAAGCATTATTTTTATCCGGATTTGCCCAAAGGCTATCAAATTACTCAGTATGAAAACCCAATTATTATCGGCGGCCATGTAGAATTGCCGGACGGCAAAAAGATCGGCATCACCAGGGCGCACCTGGAAGAAGATGCCGGCAAAAACACTCACCCGGCCAGTGCTGATTATAGCTTGGTGGATTTGAACCGCGCTGGTACGCCGCTGCTAGAAATTGTCAGCGAGCCGGACATTCATAGTGCCGCTGACGCTAAAGCTTACGTACGCGAACTTTATTTACTTATGAAATATGCAGACGTTTCTGATTGCGACCTGTACCTCGGCCACATGCGTTTTGACGTGAATGTCAGCGTTAGCAAAGATCCCAGCAAACCCGGAATCCGCGCGGAAGTTAAAAACCTGAATAGTTTCCGTAGTGTAGAGGCGGCGATTGAGTACGAAATTAAAAGGCAGACTGAACTTTTAGAAAATGGCGAAAAGGTTGTGCAGGAAACCCGCGGCTGGGACGAAGATAAGCAAGTTACAACCAGCCAGCGCAGCAAAGAAGAAGCCGAAGATTATCGCTACATGCCCGAACCGGACATCCCCCCAACCGAACTTAGCGATGAATTCATTGAAAATATCAGAAAAGACATGCCCGATCTGCCAAGCTATTACAGAAAAACGCTGAGCGATATTGGAATTGATAAGAAAGCAACTGAAGATATTGTTGCTATTCCCGACGTAGCTAGAAATGTCGACCTTGTATATCGCTACGATGGCAAGTTGAATGCAAAATTCGGCAGACGGATAGCGTTCTTGCTTTTACGCCCACAACCCGAAGAGCCGGACAATACTGACGCAAAAGTCGACATAAGCATCAAGAACCTTGTTAAATTATGCCAGATGGCAGAAGACGGACTATTAAGCTCTACGGCCACTAAGGAAATTTTCGATGAGATGCTTATCTCTAAAAATGATCCTGAGCTAATTGCAAAAGAAAAGAAACTAATTCAGGTTTCGGATGAAGGGGCGATTGAAGAAATTGTTAAACAAGTCATTGCCGAAAACGAAAAAGCCGCCAATGATGTTAAGAATGGCGAAATGAAAGCTATCAGCTTTTTGGTCGGCCAGGTCATGGCAAAATCCAAAGGCCAAGCCAATCCGGGTTTAGCTCAGGCAATAATCAAAAAACAACTGGGGGTATAA
- a CDS encoding sugar phosphate nucleotidyltransferase: MAQKPIRKAVIAAAGFGTRFLPQTKAMPKEMLPVVDKPIIQYVVEELVNAGIEDIIVVTGYSKRAIEDHFDNPSQDLVSNLKNGGKDELLDQIKKIANLANFVYVRQKGPYGNATPLLNAEHLIGGEPFIYTWGDDFILSSPPRFSQLVRAYDQTKASAIFACLPAKHEEDYKRYAFVGGSERQGQLLRMERIIEKPGSRESSPSNLASLSGYVFDSKIFDYIKQDLEKLEPKHELIFQPSVQRMMDDGLDVYACEIDGTYYDTGNKLEYLKTVVDFALMHDDIKDDFADYLRHLTL; encoded by the coding sequence ATGGCGCAAAAACCAATTAGAAAAGCGGTTATCGCAGCCGCCGGCTTCGGCACACGTTTTTTGCCGCAGACCAAAGCGATGCCCAAAGAAATGCTGCCAGTCGTAGATAAACCGATCATTCAGTATGTAGTCGAAGAACTCGTAAACGCCGGAATCGAAGACATCATAGTCGTTACCGGCTATTCCAAACGGGCGATTGAAGATCATTTTGATAATCCCAGCCAAGACCTTGTTAGCAATCTTAAAAACGGCGGCAAAGACGAGCTTTTAGATCAAATCAAAAAAATTGCCAACCTCGCGAACTTTGTTTATGTGCGCCAAAAAGGTCCATACGGCAATGCTACGCCGCTTTTGAATGCTGAACATTTGATTGGCGGCGAACCTTTTATTTATACATGGGGTGACGATTTCATATTGTCCAGCCCGCCGAGATTTTCGCAATTAGTGAGGGCCTACGATCAGACCAAAGCTTCGGCAATTTTTGCTTGTTTGCCGGCCAAACACGAAGAAGACTATAAACGCTACGCCTTTGTGGGCGGCAGCGAGAGGCAGGGCCAGTTGTTGCGGATGGAAAGAATCATAGAAAAACCCGGTAGCCGGGAGTCCTCGCCATCCAATTTAGCCAGTCTGAGCGGTTACGTTTTTGATTCAAAAATCTTTGACTACATAAAACAGGATTTAGAGAAGCTGGAGCCCAAGCATGAATTAATTTTTCAGCCGTCGGTGCAGCGTATGATGGATGATGGTCTGGACGTTTATGCATGCGAAATCGACGGCACGTATTACGACACCGGCAATAAGCTCGAGTACCTTAAAACGGTTGTCGACTTTGCGCTAATGCACGATGATATCAAAGATGACTTTGCCGACTATTTGCGCCACTTGACACTGTAG
- the gatA gene encoding Asp-tRNA(Asn)/Glu-tRNA(Gln) amidotransferase subunit GatA, translating to MPNSWPKIADIVASVQKGETKAIDLIEKSLTAIKENEEYKAIISTLEDRARERAHEIDHMVASGKNPGKLAGVPFIAKDNFLVFGGKTTAASNILKPFEAPYQATAINKLEAEGAICVAKANLDAFAHGSSTENSDFFTTLNPHDKTRVPGGSSGGSAAAVVLGMAPFALGTDTGGSIRLPASFTGSVGYKPTYGLVSRSGVIAMASSTDVIGPIGSNVDDVALVLDVMAGKDELDSTTIDRQDTYVAGPASFKGKKVGVVKEYFEGLEGDVKRVVDQAIEKLRSAGVEISEISLPSLPLALAVYYIICPAEVSSNLARYDGQRYGYFADKARDLNESYELAREEGFGTEAKRRIMIGAYVLSSGYYDAYYKKAQTVRTKIIKEMDEAFAKFDFLVGPTAPMTAFKIGEKTADPLQMYLTDIMTVAANITGNPAISVPAGKVDGLPVGLQMIADRRHDAELLSAAKGFEEL from the coding sequence ATGCCAAATTCTTGGCCAAAAATAGCGGATATAGTCGCGTCTGTGCAAAAAGGCGAAACTAAAGCTATCGATCTAATTGAAAAATCACTAACTGCCATTAAAGAAAACGAAGAGTATAAAGCCATAATCAGTACACTAGAAGACCGCGCACGCGAACGCGCGCACGAGATAGATCATATGGTAGCCAGCGGCAAAAACCCAGGCAAACTGGCAGGTGTACCATTTATTGCCAAGGATAATTTCTTGGTATTCGGCGGTAAAACTACAGCTGCAAGTAATATTCTTAAACCCTTTGAAGCACCATACCAGGCTACGGCGATCAATAAACTAGAGGCCGAAGGCGCCATTTGTGTGGCTAAAGCCAACCTGGACGCTTTTGCTCACGGCAGTTCTACCGAAAACAGTGATTTCTTTACCACTTTGAATCCGCACGATAAAACCCGTGTGCCGGGCGGCAGTAGTGGCGGTTCGGCGGCGGCGGTTGTGCTCGGTATGGCGCCTTTTGCGCTCGGCACCGATACTGGCGGCTCCATTCGCTTGCCAGCCAGCTTTACCGGCAGCGTTGGCTATAAACCGACCTATGGTTTAGTCAGCCGTAGCGGTGTGATTGCCATGGCTAGCAGCACAGATGTAATCGGGCCAATTGGGAGTAACGTAGATGACGTGGCGTTGGTGCTTGATGTGATGGCTGGCAAAGACGAGCTAGATAGCACTACGATTGATCGCCAAGATACTTATGTCGCCGGGCCAGCTAGTTTCAAGGGCAAAAAAGTTGGCGTTGTCAAAGAGTATTTTGAAGGCCTAGAAGGCGATGTTAAGCGCGTTGTAGACCAGGCTATTGAAAAGCTTCGTTCCGCAGGCGTCGAGATCAGTGAGATTAGCTTGCCAAGTTTGCCGTTGGCGCTCGCGGTTTATTATATTATTTGTCCGGCTGAAGTTTCGTCTAATTTGGCCCGCTACGACGGCCAGCGCTACGGCTATTTTGCCGACAAAGCTAGAGATTTAAACGAAAGTTACGAGCTGGCGCGCGAAGAGGGTTTTGGCACGGAAGCAAAGCGTCGTATTATGATTGGCGCTTATGTGTTGAGCTCTGGCTATTACGACGCCTATTATAAGAAAGCGCAAACGGTGCGGACAAAAATTATCAAAGAAATGGATGAGGCGTTCGCGAAATTTGATTTTTTGGTTGGGCCGACAGCACCTATGACTGCTTTTAAAATTGGCGAAAAAACCGCTGACCCATTGCAAATGTACTTAACTGATATCATGACCGTAGCTGCCAATATTACCGGCAACCCAGCTATCAGCGTGCCGGCCGGCAAGGTTGATGGTTTGCCGGTTGGTCTGCAGATGATAGCCGACCGCCGTCATGATGCAGAATTATTATCAGCGGCAAAAGGGTTCGAGGAGCTATAG